The window GCCGGCGAAGAGGAAGGCTGGGACCTGCCCTACGCCTGCCGTGAAGGCCAGTGTATCTCCTGTGCCGGCCACATCGCCGACGGCGGCAACAGCGAGGACTACGTCGAACACCACACCAACCAGATGCTCGGCGAGCCCGAACTCGACGACGGCTACACGCTGACCTGCGTCGCCTATCCGACCGACAGCTTCTCGCTGGAAACCGGCGAATCGCCGTAACGATTCGGCCGTTTCTTCTCTCGGTTCTCTTTCGTTTCGGACGCTATTCGACGAGCGGCACCGACGGGTCTTCGACGTCTACTTCTTCGGTCAGATCCTCGAAGTCGTCGACCGGTCCCCTGACGAACATCGCATGGCCCATGAACACGAGCGAAACCGCTCCGAGCGAGACGATAGCAGCGGCATCGCGACGCTGGTCAGCGCTCCCACGGCACCGCCAACGGCCAGCGAGAGGATGGTGGCGGCCAACACCAACTCGTAGTACTGTAACGTGTAGCCCATGCCCGGAATTGGTCGCCGTCTTGGATTACCTCCGGGGTGTGTCGCAACCGTTAAACGGCCGTCCGGGCTATCGGTCGATAGGAGCCCGTAGCTCAGTGGACAGAGTGCTTGGTTCCGGACCAAGATGTCGCGGGTTCAAATCCCGTCGGGCTCGTTTCATTCCGGAACGAACTAGAACCAACAGCTGACAGAGCGGCGTCTCTACTCTCGATTCGAAGCGGTAAACTCAGGAGTCTTCACCACTCAACGCGTCTTCCGTTTCGATTTCATCGATGCGGTCCTGCAGTTCTTCGACGGCCTGTTCGTCGACGGTTCCCCAGTAGGCGACGATGACGATGGAGATGAGAAACACGATTCCCCAGCCCAGCGTTTCGTAGGCATTCCGTTCGGATGGGGTACGCCCTTCCGTTTGTGCTGAGAAGGGGACCCTGATGGTTGGACTACTGGGGTCGCTCGTTCTCGTGGTCGTCGCGACCCTCGTCATCTGGAAAGGAAGCGAACACTTCGCGCGGGCGGCGCAGCGACTCAGCAAGTACTACGGCCTGCCGGTCGCCGTCCACGGCGCGGTCGTCGTCGCTGTCGGGTCCAGTTTCCCCGAAATCAGTTCTATCGTCATCAGTACCGTCGTCCACGGCGAGTTCTCCCTCGGCGTCGGGGCCATCGTCGGCAGCGCAATCTTCAATCTGCTCGTGATTCCGGCCCTCTCGGCGCTTTCCAGCGAGAAGTTGGGGGCGACCCGCAATCTCGTCCACAAGGACGCCCAGTTTTACATCATCAGCGTGCTCGTCCTGTTCATCGTCTTCGCGCTCGGGGCGACGTACGTCCCGGGGGGCACGAACAGCGCCGCCATCCTGACGCCACCGCTGGCCATCCTGCCGCTTGCCACGTACGGCATCTACATCTTCCTCCACCAGCAGGACGCCAGCGACCATGTCGCCGCCGAGTCGGTCGACGTTTCGCCCCTCCGGGAGTTCGGCACCCTGTCGGTGGCGCTGCTGGTCATCGCCGTCGGCGTGGAGGGTATCGTTCGGGCCGCCCTCTCGCTCGGCGGAATATTCGGCATCGAGAGCTTCCTGTTGGGTCTCACCGTCATCGCGGCGGGGACGAGCCTTCCCGATGCGTTCGTCAGCGTCCGGGCCGCCCAGAACGATGACAGCGTAACCAGCCTCACGAACGTCCTCGGGAGCAATATCTTCAACCTCCTGGTCGCCATCCCCGT of the Natronomonas halophila genome contains:
- a CDS encoding sodium:calcium antiporter: MVGLLGSLVLVVVATLVIWKGSEHFARAAQRLSKYYGLPVAVHGAVVVAVGSSFPEISSIVISTVVHGEFSLGVGAIVGSAIFNLLVIPALSALSSEKLGATRNLVHKDAQFYIISVLVLFIVFALGATYVPGGTNSAAILTPPLAILPLATYGIYIFLHQQDASDHVAAESVDVSPLREFGTLSVALLVIAVGVEGIVRAALSLGGIFGIESFLLGLTVIAAGTSLPDAFVSVRAAQNDDSVTSLTNVLGSNIFNLLVAIPVGVLLAGSATINFLVAIPTMGFLAFATLVFVIFTRTDLELTDLEAYGFLGLYVLFLVWMVLESFGLIDTVRGI